Proteins found in one Deltaproteobacteria bacterium genomic segment:
- a CDS encoding insulinase family protein: MLAATAALLLAAAPIQLHAQRSQLPNGLTVILAEDHQVPGVAVLMTYKVGSRDEAPGRTGFAHLFEHLMFMGSVHVPYPQFDTLQEAHGGQNNADTGNDHTRYYEWGPSNLLETFLWQEADRLATLPDAMTEEKVSRQRDVVLNERRESYENQPYGMAEVSVAEHVFPPGHPYHWPVIGYPKDLEAASKEDVVAFFRRFYTPTNAILTIVGDFKPEQAHAWIEQYFGWMPAHPADRAKGPPEPVLAQPASQELPDKVELPKAVLAWHSPASDTPGDAAAQLLAQVLAGSKASRLYRALVYEQRIAQDVSADQNSMKLGSIFEVDLLASPGHTAAEQIAAFDPVLASLAEKGPTQAELDAAKLDVRTSLARAAEPLVSRALLMERLEEAYSDPTAIDRELARYESQTVESVRDAARALRDQNHFTLTFKPSKEAESP, translated from the coding sequence ATGCTCGCTGCCACCGCCGCGCTCCTGCTGGCCGCCGCGCCCATCCAGCTGCACGCGCAGCGCAGCCAGCTTCCCAACGGGCTCACGGTCATCCTCGCCGAGGACCATCAAGTGCCGGGCGTGGCCGTGCTCATGACCTACAAGGTCGGCTCGCGCGACGAGGCGCCGGGCCGCACCGGCTTCGCGCACCTCTTCGAGCACCTGATGTTCATGGGCTCGGTGCACGTGCCCTACCCCCAGTTCGACACGCTCCAGGAAGCGCACGGCGGCCAGAACAACGCCGACACCGGCAACGATCACACGCGCTACTACGAGTGGGGGCCGTCGAATTTGCTCGAGACGTTCCTCTGGCAAGAAGCAGATCGCCTGGCGACGCTGCCCGACGCGATGACCGAAGAGAAGGTCTCGCGCCAGCGCGACGTGGTGCTCAACGAGCGCCGCGAGAGCTACGAGAACCAGCCGTACGGCATGGCGGAGGTCTCCGTCGCGGAGCACGTGTTTCCACCGGGGCACCCGTATCACTGGCCCGTGATTGGCTATCCGAAGGATCTCGAGGCCGCGTCGAAGGAAGACGTGGTCGCCTTCTTTCGCCGCTTCTACACGCCGACCAACGCCATTCTGACCATCGTCGGCGACTTCAAGCCCGAGCAGGCGCACGCGTGGATCGAGCAGTACTTCGGCTGGATGCCCGCGCATCCGGCGGACCGCGCGAAGGGGCCGCCCGAGCCCGTGCTCGCGCAGCCTGCGTCGCAAGAGCTGCCGGACAAGGTGGAGCTGCCCAAGGCCGTGCTCGCGTGGCACTCGCCCGCTTCCGACACCCCCGGCGATGCCGCCGCGCAGCTGCTCGCGCAGGTGCTCGCGGGCTCGAAGGCGTCGCGCCTGTATCGCGCGCTCGTGTACGAGCAGCGCATCGCCCAGGACGTCTCGGCCGATCAGAACTCCATGAAGCTCGGCTCCATCTTCGAAGTCGACCTCCTCGCGAGCCCCGGCCACACCGCAGCCGAGCAGATCGCCGCGTTCGATCCGGTGCTCGCGTCGCTCGCTGAGAAAGGTCCCACCCAGGCCGAGCTCGACGCCGCCAAGCTCGACGTGCGCACCTCGCTCGCGCGCGCCGCCGAGCCCCTCGTGTCGCGTGCGCTGCTGATGGAGCGACTGGAAGAGGCCTATTCCGATCCGACCGCGATCGATCGCGAGCTGGCGCGCTACGAGAGCCAGACCGTGGAGAGCGTCCGCGACGCGGCGCGCGCGCTGCGCGACCAGAACCACTTCACCCTCACCTTCAAGCCGTCGAAGGAGGCGGAGAGCCCGTGA
- a CDS encoding DUF4118 domain-containing protein: protein MRTNLTDWVRRYGLPLLLGLAAGAAARVGGAALQTAYYYLALAAVVMVALREGLPPALFTLGVGALLVSYMLPPSDSFRIVGAQAWERFVLYLFVGGMLSVVGASRRRAGLREAEARRRAERYVEVLEAERAMRERFVVALSHDLRTPLAAARLAMQLAMRKAGAPLEAADLSRRALNGIDRTLSMITDLLDSYRLVEGKRLPLNVQPLELVAFVQQAVSELRATFQMNIELGSSGAVDGFWDRDSIRRIVENLCINAAKYGQGAIRVQVGASARGARLSVHNDGEAIPEEIRAQLFEQFFRAPSAEQSARRGWGVGLMAVRALAEAHGGTVSVRSASGQGTTFIVDLPLGQSPSTTAPETALTSH, encoded by the coding sequence ATGCGGACGAACCTCACCGATTGGGTGCGGCGCTACGGGCTGCCGCTCCTACTGGGGCTGGCGGCGGGCGCGGCCGCGCGTGTCGGCGGCGCGGCCCTGCAGACGGCCTACTACTACCTCGCGCTCGCGGCGGTGGTGATGGTTGCCTTGCGCGAAGGGCTGCCGCCCGCGCTCTTCACGCTGGGTGTGGGTGCGCTGCTGGTGTCGTACATGCTCCCGCCGTCCGATTCGTTCCGCATCGTCGGGGCGCAAGCGTGGGAGCGCTTCGTGCTCTACCTCTTCGTGGGCGGGATGCTGAGCGTGGTGGGCGCGTCGCGGCGGCGCGCGGGGCTTCGCGAGGCGGAGGCGAGGCGGCGTGCGGAGCGCTACGTGGAGGTGCTCGAGGCGGAGCGGGCCATGCGCGAGCGCTTCGTGGTGGCCCTGAGCCACGACCTGCGCACGCCGCTCGCGGCCGCGCGGTTGGCGATGCAGCTGGCGATGCGAAAGGCCGGCGCGCCGCTCGAGGCGGCCGATCTCTCGCGGCGCGCGCTCAACGGCATCGACCGCACGCTCTCGATGATCACCGATCTCCTCGACTCGTATCGGCTGGTGGAGGGCAAGCGGCTCCCGCTCAACGTGCAGCCGCTGGAGCTGGTGGCGTTCGTTCAGCAGGCGGTGTCCGAGCTGCGCGCGACCTTCCAGATGAACATCGAGCTCGGCTCCAGCGGCGCGGTCGATGGCTTCTGGGACCGCGACTCGATCCGCCGCATCGTCGAGAACCTGTGCATCAACGCAGCCAAGTACGGGCAGGGCGCGATTCGGGTGCAGGTGGGCGCGTCGGCGCGCGGGGCCCGGCTCTCGGTGCACAACGACGGCGAGGCCATCCCCGAGGAGATCCGGGCCCAGCTCTTCGAGCAGTTCTTCCGGGCCCCGAGCGCGGAGCAGTCGGCGCGGCGCGGTTGGGGCGTGGGCCTCATGGCCGTGCGCGCGCTCGCCGAGGCGCACGGCGGCACGGTGAGCGTGCGAAGCGCGAGCGGGCAGGGCACCACGTTCATCGTCGACTTGCCGCTGGGGCAGTCGCCCTCGACGACCGCGCCAGAAACCGCTCTGACCTCCCACTGA
- a CDS encoding GNAT family N-acetyltransferase has product MLQTARLELRPITLPFVEAIFANDRPRAEVIAGARLPPEWPGRDLIEQAFCASLDSIRADPDTRLWGDRLMVTRDEPTRVVGSVIFHGKPNGGRCEVAYGVESGSQRRGFAVEAVGAAVAWALAHVEVQVVQAETFSWHHASMRVLTKLGFVRAGARIHETLGDVFLFERRRG; this is encoded by the coding sequence ATGCTCCAGACCGCGCGGCTCGAGCTGCGGCCGATCACGCTCCCGTTCGTGGAGGCGATCTTCGCCAACGACCGTCCGCGCGCCGAGGTCATCGCGGGCGCGCGGCTTCCGCCGGAGTGGCCCGGCCGCGATCTCATCGAGCAAGCGTTCTGCGCCTCGCTCGACAGCATCCGTGCCGATCCCGACACGCGCCTCTGGGGCGACCGGCTGATGGTCACTCGAGACGAGCCGACGCGGGTGGTGGGCAGCGTCATCTTCCACGGCAAGCCGAACGGCGGTCGGTGCGAGGTGGCCTACGGCGTGGAGTCGGGCTCGCAGCGGCGCGGCTTCGCCGTCGAGGCCGTGGGCGCCGCGGTGGCCTGGGCGCTCGCCCACGTCGAGGTGCAGGTGGTCCAGGCCGAGACGTTCAGCTGGCACCACGCTTCGATGCGCGTGCTCACCAAGCTGGGCTTCGTGCGCGCAGGCGCGCGAATTCACGAGACCCTGGGCGATGTCTTTCTCTTCGAGCGCCGCCGCGGGTAG
- a CDS encoding alpha/beta hydrolase, whose amino-acid sequence MPDARQTVPHRGCSLSYFTRGEGPPVLFIQGTGVAAEGWLPQIDALAKHFRCAAFDNRGFGPSQPLSEPLTLELMADDALAVMDALGWKSAHVVGHSLGGLIAQFVAHRAPERVRSLSLLCTFANGAIPTRLTWSMLKTGMRTRIGTRRMRRHAFLELTLAPHELATNDRDALAEQLGALFGHDLADSPPVVMKQLGAMSKADATPFLASLAKVPTFVLAAEHDRIAPLDAGRALARAIPGARLFELAGAAHGGVITRADEVNALLREHIENAEAPRATA is encoded by the coding sequence ATGCCCGACGCGCGCCAAACCGTGCCCCACCGCGGCTGCAGCCTGAGCTACTTCACGCGCGGTGAAGGTCCGCCGGTGCTCTTCATCCAGGGCACGGGCGTGGCCGCCGAGGGCTGGCTGCCGCAGATCGACGCGCTCGCAAAGCACTTCCGCTGCGCCGCCTTCGACAACCGCGGCTTCGGCCCGAGCCAGCCGCTGTCCGAGCCGCTCACGCTCGAGCTCATGGCCGATGACGCGCTCGCAGTGATGGACGCGCTCGGCTGGAAGAGCGCGCACGTCGTGGGCCACTCGCTCGGTGGGCTCATCGCGCAGTTCGTGGCGCACCGCGCACCCGAGCGCGTGCGGAGCTTGTCGCTGCTCTGCACCTTCGCGAATGGCGCCATCCCCACCAGGCTGACCTGGTCGATGCTCAAGACCGGAATGCGCACCCGCATCGGCACGCGTCGCATGCGGCGCCACGCCTTCCTGGAGCTGACGCTCGCGCCGCACGAGCTCGCCACCAACGACCGCGACGCGCTCGCCGAGCAGCTGGGCGCGCTCTTCGGCCACGACCTCGCCGACTCGCCGCCCGTGGTGATGAAGCAGCTCGGCGCGATGTCGAAGGCCGACGCGACGCCATTCCTCGCTTCGCTCGCGAAGGTTCCAACCTTCGTGCTCGCCGCAGAGCACGATCGCATCGCGCCGCTGGATGCAGGGCGGGCGCTCGCACGCGCGATTCCAGGCGCGCGGCTCTTCGAGCTCGCGGGCGCAGCGCATGGCGGCGTCATCACCCGCGCGGACGAAGTGAACGCCCTCTTGCGCGAGCACATCGAGAACGCCGAAGCTCCGCGCGCCACGGCTTGA
- a CDS encoding ABC transporter permease subunit — protein sequence MATLSPFKTLRQPLLALTRAIPRQVTWVDPLVLAAVGAMVWGVTHFAGEWTGPHRPVVEIDLSIAVLPKYTFYSLMRGFAAFALSFFFTLVYGYVAAKNRAAERVLIPLLDILQSIPVLGFMPAVLLTLVAVFPHSNIGLELSSVIFIFTGQAWNMTFSFYHSLLNIPPELVEAAKLYRFGWWRTFSKLELPFSTVGLVWNGMMSMAGGWFFLSASEAMVLGDKDFRLPGIGSYMSVATDRGDTGAMFAAIVAMILMIVVVDQLFWRPLVAWSEKFNVGDVAATEAASSWVLDLLHKSGIIRAMRDLYQSMLPERARPEKAPAKHKLAPTRAESLLQIAIFGVFGLLALWGAVKLLDLLRQVSGKEWGNILGATGLTLVRTTLAVALGTLWTVPVGVAIGRNPKLSRVLQPVVQIAASFPANMIFPLVLASFGALGVGLNFSSVVLMMLGTQWYVLFNVIAGAMNIPHDLEEAAVVYQFSKAQLWKRLYLPGIFPQLVTGWVTAAGGAWNASIISEYVHYKGENHVAFGLGGVISQASAKGDMAVLAAGVVTMAIVVVGINRILWKRLYHLAELKYALSR from the coding sequence ATGGCAACCCTCAGCCCCTTCAAGACGCTCCGGCAGCCCTTGCTCGCGCTCACGCGCGCGATTCCGCGCCAGGTGACCTGGGTGGATCCGCTCGTGCTCGCGGCGGTGGGCGCGATGGTGTGGGGCGTCACCCACTTCGCTGGCGAGTGGACCGGACCGCACCGGCCGGTGGTGGAAATCGATCTCTCCATCGCCGTGCTGCCCAAGTACACCTTCTACTCGTTGATGCGCGGCTTCGCGGCGTTCGCGCTCTCGTTCTTCTTCACGCTCGTGTACGGCTACGTGGCCGCCAAGAACCGCGCCGCGGAGCGCGTGCTCATCCCGCTCCTCGACATCCTCCAGTCGATTCCGGTGCTGGGCTTCATGCCCGCGGTGCTGCTCACGCTGGTTGCGGTCTTCCCGCACTCCAACATCGGCCTGGAGCTGTCCTCGGTGATCTTCATCTTCACCGGGCAAGCGTGGAACATGACCTTCAGCTTCTACCACTCGCTCCTGAACATCCCGCCGGAGCTGGTGGAGGCGGCGAAGCTCTACCGCTTTGGCTGGTGGCGCACCTTCAGCAAGCTGGAGCTGCCGTTCAGCACCGTGGGGTTGGTATGGAACGGCATGATGTCCATGGCGGGCGGCTGGTTCTTCCTCTCCGCGAGCGAAGCCATGGTGCTCGGCGACAAGGACTTCCGCTTGCCCGGCATTGGCTCGTACATGAGCGTGGCCACCGACCGCGGTGACACCGGCGCGATGTTCGCCGCCATCGTCGCCATGATTTTGATGATCGTGGTCGTCGATCAGCTCTTCTGGCGGCCGCTCGTGGCCTGGAGCGAGAAGTTCAACGTGGGCGATGTGGCCGCCACCGAGGCCGCCAGTTCCTGGGTGCTCGACCTGCTCCACAAGAGCGGCATCATTCGGGCGATGCGCGATCTCTATCAGTCGATGCTGCCCGAGCGTGCGCGCCCGGAGAAGGCGCCTGCGAAGCACAAGCTCGCGCCGACGCGCGCAGAGTCTTTGCTGCAAATTGCCATCTTCGGCGTGTTCGGACTGCTCGCGCTGTGGGGCGCGGTGAAGCTCCTCGACTTGCTGCGCCAGGTATCGGGCAAGGAGTGGGGCAACATCCTTGGGGCCACGGGCCTGACCTTGGTGCGCACCACGCTCGCGGTGGCGCTTGGCACGCTCTGGACAGTGCCCGTGGGCGTGGCCATCGGTCGCAACCCCAAGCTCTCCCGTGTGCTGCAGCCGGTGGTGCAGATCGCCGCGTCGTTCCCCGCCAATATGATCTTTCCGCTCGTGCTCGCTTCGTTCGGCGCGCTCGGGGTGGGCCTCAACTTCAGCTCCGTGGTGCTCATGATGTTGGGCACGCAGTGGTACGTGCTCTTCAACGTCATCGCCGGCGCGATGAACATCCCGCACGACCTGGAGGAGGCGGCGGTGGTGTACCAGTTCTCCAAGGCGCAGTTGTGGAAGCGGCTGTACCTGCCGGGCATCTTCCCGCAGCTCGTGACGGGCTGGGTGACGGCCGCGGGCGGCGCGTGGAACGCGTCGATCATCAGCGAGTACGTGCACTACAAGGGCGAGAACCACGTCGCGTTCGGATTGGGCGGCGTGATCTCGCAGGCCAGCGCCAAGGGCGACATGGCCGTGCTCGCGGCCGGCGTCGTGACCATGGCGATTGTGGTCGTGGGCATCAACCGCATCTTGTGGAAGCGGCTGTACCACCTGGCTGAGCTCAAGTACGCCCTCTCGAGGTGA
- a CDS encoding insulinase family protein produces the protein MRALAFAIFAFALAACSHAEPTPDAKSDGSAVLAKAPQVGPLPAFQAPVPTAQTLPNGLTLIVLERPGAPLETIIFTTRHGAVHDGDKAGLASLSGEMLQAGSAGRSASQIASEVTALGSELHLGASREDLTGALTVLADKLPQATALLGDVMLRPNLDPHEFTRVKDERKARLVALLDEPRSVAGDVFVHTIFGDTGYGRPLVGTARSIESIGLDDVRHYLDGIGARNSAIIAAGPVGSADVRALVEKAFGAQKPGAAEPMINAVGVAARAPIVLVDKPGAPQSVLRLGAPSVPANSPDRYAIELANIIFGGTFTSRINQNLREQHGYTYGAHSDFEMYRGGGFFLAETDVKTEVTGVSIKELRGELTRMAAAGLTDADLDKARALFAESLVEVLQTTPSTARAVAELWVSDLPLDEYAKMLPAIAKLTTADVNAAWKRAVDAGKLSLVIVGDAKAVKTQLQAEQLGAPVLTHPPK, from the coding sequence GTGAGAGCGCTCGCCTTCGCCATCTTCGCGTTCGCGCTCGCGGCGTGCAGCCATGCCGAGCCCACGCCGGATGCCAAGTCGGATGGCTCGGCCGTCCTCGCGAAGGCGCCGCAGGTTGGCCCGCTGCCCGCGTTCCAGGCGCCCGTGCCCACCGCGCAGACGCTGCCCAATGGCCTGACGCTCATCGTGCTCGAGCGACCCGGTGCGCCGCTGGAGACCATCATCTTCACCACGCGGCACGGCGCGGTGCATGACGGCGACAAGGCCGGGCTGGCGTCGCTGTCGGGCGAGATGCTGCAGGCTGGCAGCGCGGGCCGTTCGGCGAGCCAGATCGCGTCCGAGGTGACCGCGCTCGGCTCGGAGCTGCATCTGGGCGCGTCGCGCGAGGATCTCACCGGCGCGCTCACCGTGCTCGCCGACAAGCTGCCGCAAGCGACCGCGCTGCTCGGCGACGTGATGCTGCGGCCGAACCTCGATCCGCACGAATTCACCCGCGTGAAAGACGAGCGCAAGGCGCGGCTGGTGGCGCTGCTCGATGAGCCGCGCTCGGTTGCGGGCGACGTGTTCGTGCACACGATCTTCGGCGACACGGGCTACGGACGGCCGCTGGTGGGCACCGCGCGGAGCATCGAGTCCATTGGCCTCGACGACGTGCGCCACTACCTCGACGGCATCGGCGCCAGAAACTCCGCCATCATCGCGGCAGGCCCGGTCGGTTCGGCCGACGTGCGCGCGCTCGTGGAGAAGGCCTTCGGCGCGCAGAAGCCCGGCGCGGCGGAGCCCATGATCAACGCCGTCGGCGTCGCCGCGCGCGCGCCGATTGTTCTGGTCGACAAGCCGGGCGCGCCGCAGTCGGTGCTGCGATTGGGCGCGCCCAGCGTGCCTGCCAACAGCCCGGACCGCTACGCCATCGAGCTCGCGAACATCATCTTTGGCGGCACGTTCACCAGCCGCATCAACCAGAACCTGCGCGAGCAGCACGGCTACACCTACGGCGCGCACTCCGACTTCGAGATGTATCGGGGCGGCGGCTTCTTCCTCGCCGAGACCGACGTGAAGACCGAGGTCACGGGCGTATCGATCAAGGAGCTGCGCGGCGAGCTCACGCGCATGGCCGCCGCCGGCCTCACGGACGCCGACCTCGACAAGGCGCGCGCCCTCTTCGCCGAGAGCCTCGTCGAAGTGCTGCAGACCACGCCCAGCACTGCGCGCGCCGTGGCCGAGCTCTGGGTGAGCGACCTGCCGCTCGACGAGTACGCGAAGATGTTGCCCGCAATCGCCAAGCTCACCACCGCCGACGTCAACGCCGCGTGGAAGCGCGCGGTCGACGCCGGCAAGCTCTCGCTCGTCATCGTCGGCGACGCGAAGGCTGTGAAGACGCAGCTCCAGGCCGAGCAGCTTGGTGCTCCGGTGCTCACGCATCCCCCCAAGTGA